CCTGGAACCCGCCGCCCGCGGAGATCAAGCAGGTCGGCGGCGGCGTGCTGGTGCAGCTGGCCGACCGGATCGACGCCGACGGCGACGACCCGGCGAACTGGACCCTCGCCACCGGCGCCCCGGCCGCCCCCGAGGTGCTCGAGGACCTGGTCTTCGCGTGGCGGGCGATCCGGAGCGTGAAGAGCAACGCGATCCTGCTGGCCAGCGACGGCGCCACGGTCGGCGTCGGGATGGGCCAGGTCAACCGGGTCGACTCGGCGAAACTGGCGGTCTCCCGGGCCGGCGCCGACCGGGCGGCCGGCAGCGTGGCCGCCTCCGACGCGTTCTTCCCGTTCCCGGACGGCCTGGAGGTGCTGATCGAAGCCGGCGTCAAGGCGGTGGTCCAGCCCGGTGGCTCGATCCGGGACAACCTGGTGATCGAGGCCGCGGAGAAGGCCGGCCTCACCGTCTACCTGACCGGCACCCGGCACTTCTACCACTGAGGTCCGCTTCCCGGCGCCGGACCGCTCGCGGTCCGGCGCCGCCTGCTTTCCGGTACGCGGTCAGCAACCCGCCCGGCGGTCCTGGTCCGAGCGGTGCTCGCGCCGTACCGAAAGCGCAGTGCACCTGGTCAACCGGCGACCGTGACCGCCGTGATCAGCGCACCCAGGCGGAACGCCGCGCCGACCAGCACGCGGACGCCGACGCCGCCCGCTGGAAGTGCTCCCGGGTCGCCGCGTAGAAGGCGAGGGCGGCGGTGAACAGGCCGGCGAAGCGTGACACTGGGCGCAGGGTCGGGAAGGGGTGGCCGCCATGTCGGGGCTGGTATCGCTGATCGCCACGCCGGATCTTCATCGCCTGGGATGGTAGAGGCAGATCACCAGTTCGGGGCCGCCCGGCGATCTTCAGTGGGCGGGCAGTACGCTCGTACTGCTAAGCATGTGTTTCGGGAGAGGAGCGCCGGCCGATGGCGAAAATCAAGGTCAAGAACCCGGTCGTCGAGATCGACGGCGACGAGATGACCCGGATCATCTGGAAGCAGATCCGTGAGCAGCTGATCCTGCCCTACCTCGACGTCAACCTCGAGTACTACGACCTCGGCATCCAGTACCGGGACGAGACCGACGACCAGGTGACGATCGACTCCGCCAACGCCATCAAGCGGCACGGCGTCGGCGTCAAGTGCGCCACCATCACCCCGGACGAGGCGCGGGTTCAGGAGTTCGGCCTGAAGAAGATGTGGCGGTCGCCGAACGGCACCATCCGCAACATCCTCGGCGGCGTGGTCTTCCGCGAGCCGATCATCCTGAAGAACGTACCCCGCCTGGTACCGAGCTGGACCAAGCCGATCATCATCGGCCGGCACGCCCACGGCGACCAGTACAAGGCCTCCGACTTCGTCGCGCCCAGCAAGGGCAAGATGACCGTCACCTTCACCCCTGAGGACGGCTCGGAGCCGATCGAGATGCACGTGGCCGACTTCCCGGCCGGCGGCGTCGGCATGGCCATGTACAACTTCGACGAGTCGATCCGCGACTTCGCGCGCGCCTCGTTCCGGTACGGCCTGGCCCGCAACTACCCGGTCTACCTGTCCACCAAGAACACCATCCTGAAGGCCTACGACGGCCGCTTCAAGGACCTGTTCGCGGAGATCTTCGAGACCGAGTTCGCCGAGGACTTCAAGGCCGCCGGCATCACCTACGAGCACCGGCTGATCGACGACATGGTCGCCGCCGCGCTCAAGTGGGAGGGTGGCTACGTCTGGGCCTGCAAGAACTACGACGGTGACGTGCAGTCCGACACCGTCGCGCAGGGCTTCGGCTCGCTCGGCCTGATGACCTCGGTCCTGATGACGCCGGACGGCCAGACCGTCGAGGCCGAGGCCGCGCACGGCACCGTCACCCGGCACTACCGGCAGTGGCAGAAGGGCGAGAAGACCTCGACCAACCCGATCGCGTCGATCTTCGCGTGGACGGGCGGTCTCAAGCACCGCGGCAAGCTGGATGGGACGCCGGAGGTCACCCAGTTCGCCGAGAAGCTCGAGCAGGTCTGCATCGAGACCGTCGAGGGTGGTCAGATGACCAAGGACCTCGCCCTGCTGATCAGCAAGGACGCGCCGTGGCTGACCACTGACGAGTTCATGAACGCGCTCGACGAGAACCTGGCGCGCAAGCTCGCCTGATCTCGCCTCGCGACAGGGCCCGCCGGTATTCCGGCGGGCCTTTCGTTTTGCGGTCCGCTTGTTCGGCTGGGGTGCTGGTGGGCCTTCTGGTCTTGCGGTCCGCTTGTTCGGCTGGGGGGTGCCGGCGGGCCTTTTCGTTTTGCGGTCCGCTTGTTCGGCTGGGGTGCTGGTGGGCCTTCTGGTCTTGCGGTCCGCTTGTTCGGCTGGGGGGTGCCGGCGGGCCTTTTCGTTTTGCGGTCCGCTTGTTCGGCTGGGTCTTTCGCCTGCGGCCCGTTCGTCGGGCGGGCCGTCTCGAGGGCCAGTGGGCCTTCGCTTGGGGTCCGGCCGTGAGCTCGGCTGCCAGGCGTGCCGGAAATTTCCCGAAAAAGGGATGTTTCTGGATAGTAACCGCTGGGTAGAAGGATTCGTTTGTCCTAGTGGTGCGGGTGGTGGGCTTGGGTACGCCGCTCGCCGTCCCCTTCAGCGGGGGCCTTGTCCCGGGCCCCCGCTGGTCCCTTTTCCGCCGCCCGCACCCCCAGCGGCATTCGCGACACACAACGGCTGGCACCCACGGTGGTCTCAACCGCCGGGACACCACCGCCAGTGCCAGCCGGTCGCTTTGCAGCTGTCCGGCTGGTGCCCACGGTGGTGTCCGGCACCGGGATACCACCGCCAGTGCCAGCCGGTCGCTTTGCAGCTGTCCGGCTGGTCCTCACGGTGGTGTCCGGCACCGGGATACCACCGCC
This window of the Actinoplanes oblitus genome carries:
- a CDS encoding NADP-dependent isocitrate dehydrogenase — encoded protein: MAKIKVKNPVVEIDGDEMTRIIWKQIREQLILPYLDVNLEYYDLGIQYRDETDDQVTIDSANAIKRHGVGVKCATITPDEARVQEFGLKKMWRSPNGTIRNILGGVVFREPIILKNVPRLVPSWTKPIIIGRHAHGDQYKASDFVAPSKGKMTVTFTPEDGSEPIEMHVADFPAGGVGMAMYNFDESIRDFARASFRYGLARNYPVYLSTKNTILKAYDGRFKDLFAEIFETEFAEDFKAAGITYEHRLIDDMVAAALKWEGGYVWACKNYDGDVQSDTVAQGFGSLGLMTSVLMTPDGQTVEAEAAHGTVTRHYRQWQKGEKTSTNPIASIFAWTGGLKHRGKLDGTPEVTQFAEKLEQVCIETVEGGQMTKDLALLISKDAPWLTTDEFMNALDENLARKLA